One part of the Leptolyngbya sp. FACHB-261 genome encodes these proteins:
- a CDS encoding 2-hydroxyacid dehydrogenase, which translates to MIDKNICLSDQHLEQLRACAEVEFLDISTANDSLLKRGHLLLLHSKLLPEQLRLMQNCRYIGLRARNLDYLPVEIAAEMGITIRNLPSLSTIAVAEHTFALIFALAKNLIRSHTQTVAGQWRTNLRPNFEICGKTLGIIGYGTIGKQVEKLGNCLGMKVLIATKPNSHEHSQENNRLPLEHLLPQSDIVTLHLSSTPSNRSYINQHRLSLMKPGALLINTARGSVLDYTALGEALNSGHLGGAGLDVYEVEPAIPAPLLELPNVVCTPHVAYATEEALAGKHNILVEQALSYLKDLTQGLLDS; encoded by the coding sequence TTGATTGACAAGAATATCTGCCTATCCGATCAGCATTTAGAGCAACTGCGGGCCTGCGCTGAGGTCGAGTTCTTAGACATCTCCACGGCAAATGACTCTTTGCTAAAACGGGGGCATCTCCTATTGCTCCACAGCAAATTGCTGCCCGAGCAACTTCGGCTGATGCAGAACTGTCGTTATATCGGCCTGAGAGCACGCAATTTAGATTATTTGCCTGTTGAGATTGCAGCTGAGATGGGCATAACCATTCGCAATTTACCATCTCTATCAACCATCGCTGTCGCTGAGCACACCTTTGCCTTGATCTTTGCTCTAGCTAAGAATCTGATTAGATCTCATACCCAAACCGTTGCTGGTCAGTGGCGCACCAATCTAAGACCAAATTTTGAAATTTGTGGAAAAACTCTGGGGATTATTGGCTACGGAACCATCGGCAAGCAAGTCGAGAAGCTAGGCAACTGCTTGGGCATGAAAGTCCTCATTGCCACTAAGCCGAATAGTCATGAGCACAGTCAGGAAAACAACAGGTTACCCTTGGAGCACCTGTTACCGCAATCGGATATTGTTACCCTCCACCTGTCTTCTACTCCTAGCAACAGGAGCTACATTAACCAACACCGACTGTCCCTAATGAAGCCAGGAGCGTTGCTAATCAATACAGCCAGAGGCTCAGTTTTAGACTACACAGCCTTAGGGGAAGCGCTGAACTCAGGGCATTTGGGCGGTGCTGGACTGGACGTGTACGAGGTAGAGCCAGCCATACCCGCTCCTTTATTGGAGCTGCCTAATGTAGTCTGTACGCCGCATGTTGCTTATGCAACGGAAGAAGCCTTAGCTGGGAAACACAACATTCTAGTTGAGCAGGCATTAAGTTACCTGAAGGACCTGACACAAGGTCTTCTAGACTCCTAG
- a CDS encoding TauD/TfdA family dioxygenase yields the protein MADLSIRKLSPVLGAEVLNVSLTELLDDSTFEAIQKAWYENVALVFRNQSLSAADLVAFSSRFGQLDIAPPNENGRCFVEGFEEILVISNVVENGVAIGSLGSKEIPWHTDMSYTEVPPLGITLYGFEVPAPDGGKTEFVNMYQAFETLSDELKQKVEGLSIKHDSSINAAGYLRLGSDPVIDVVTCPGAIHPIVRTHPVTGRQVLYLGRRRNAYICGLPVQESEELLDALWDHCTQSQLKWHHHWQPGDLLLWDNFCTIHRRDQFDPNSRRILYRTQFRPKLPQLQERAAETATAVK from the coding sequence ATGGCTGATCTGTCTATTCGTAAGCTGTCGCCAGTGCTCGGCGCAGAGGTTCTTAACGTTTCGCTTACCGAGCTACTCGACGATTCAACCTTCGAGGCAATTCAAAAAGCCTGGTACGAAAACGTTGCTTTGGTGTTTCGTAACCAGTCTCTTTCAGCTGCTGACCTGGTTGCTTTTAGCTCCCGGTTTGGCCAACTTGACATCGCTCCCCCTAATGAAAACGGTCGGTGCTTTGTAGAAGGCTTCGAAGAGATCTTGGTAATTTCTAACGTGGTTGAAAATGGAGTAGCCATTGGTAGCCTCGGCTCCAAGGAGATTCCCTGGCACACTGACATGTCGTATACAGAAGTGCCCCCACTTGGCATTACTCTCTATGGGTTTGAGGTACCAGCCCCAGACGGTGGCAAAACCGAGTTTGTCAACATGTACCAAGCTTTCGAGACGTTGTCCGACGAATTGAAGCAGAAGGTTGAAGGACTCAGCATCAAGCATGACAGCAGCATCAATGCTGCCGGTTACCTAAGACTGGGGTCAGATCCAGTCATTGATGTTGTGACTTGCCCTGGTGCGATTCACCCAATCGTGCGTACTCACCCTGTTACAGGTCGCCAGGTGCTTTACTTGGGTCGTCGACGGAATGCCTACATCTGCGGCTTACCGGTGCAGGAGAGTGAGGAATTGCTTGACGCCCTTTGGGACCACTGCACTCAGTCTCAGTTGAAATGGCATCACCACTGGCAACCCGGAGATCTGCTCCTCTGGGACAACTTCTGCACAATTCACCGCCGGGATCAGTTTGATCCTAATAGCCGACGCATCCTGTATCGCACTCAGTTCAGACCCAAGTTGCCTCAGCTTCAAGAGCGCGCAGCAGAAACTGCTACAGCAGTCAAGTAA
- a CDS encoding chemotaxis protein CheW encodes MNQEDYRQLIGAFMSETQEFLQSLERNLLNLEKATDSAARSKTIENLFRAAHSIKGSALMFGFEDLSRCAHSLEDCFAVLRDQADLTQPVPDIVINLLLSGLDQLQAAVSFARRGNTQDPTRVGTLAKILVELEAEFRAQVPTQALDQPSNQLPLVLPKETTASAAIQAVFANEVSEILQQLGTQIQRGVKQGSYEGLISEARKLTGLAGMLQMPGFQKIAQLLETLGDLSPTVVDPELLVAVYPQVLRELQAGQDAILSGRADAAGPSPELQTAVLQLQQQALNADLNAEFNWDSFSTEADLADLDEVSPLEPLWDSEPLDTDQFAALLDAASDSELSELGELSETEVEIQSLGQGRQTKRVDADEIPLHLIFPTLTEVVETPVSEVTLVDASLSGTTREETTISERISETTIAEPSLSEATVAELEPERLKDSPPACEEPSGPAPDSFIRVEASRLTELLNLVGELVINRTNLESQVAQLRTTVKQLRGGTAELQRAGAELREDYDRLTVPQRQQPASRPSQAAAANSNGKLSAGFDPLELDQYGEFHIRAQGVIETTQDIDFASDRTNQIVFDVERGLDQLRRITNRLRSRVLQLRVLPFSHIVDPLPRAIRTLCRTYGKEVNLLLLGRELELDESILEELRDPLIHLVRNAFDHGIEPPSERRQFGKPVSGEIEIAARRQGSHTLISVRDDGRGIDLEKVRAHAVERRLVSVGKALDLSPADLYSLLFTPEFSTTDQVTALSGRGMGLDIVRTTVQRLRGSIAIDSTPGQGTLFTLKLPLVLSILQALLVQVGQQTLAVPMDVIEEMLHIEPERIHTAGQHQMFRWRGEFLRLIRLSDLLSYSQPTAELPNTLADSTHLSLLIVNISNGYLAVLVDRLLSQKEIVIKPLPAPLSKTKGIAGSTIVGDGSVVLIVDVSDLAAAAPVLNQLSEPVLPYSAQAQRVRPALPSQATAAKATQFLPVPERPAVTVMVVDDAYAVRRLVANCLMRRQYQVLQAKDGQDALEQLQAGAKCHFILADIEMPRMNGFQLLQALRANSELQSIPVAMLTSRTGQKHRQMALELGANAHFIKPYKESELLDTIARLTQQSRLSPSI; translated from the coding sequence GCGGCTTGGATCAGCTTCAGGCAGCAGTGAGCTTTGCCCGTCGTGGCAACACCCAAGATCCAACCCGAGTGGGCACGCTGGCCAAAATCCTCGTTGAGTTAGAAGCCGAGTTTAGGGCGCAGGTTCCCACGCAGGCTCTCGATCAGCCGTCTAATCAATTGCCTCTAGTCTTGCCTAAAGAAACCACTGCCTCCGCTGCCATCCAGGCTGTATTCGCCAATGAGGTGTCAGAGATCTTGCAACAGCTGGGCACGCAGATCCAGCGGGGAGTCAAGCAGGGCAGCTACGAGGGACTAATCTCAGAAGCACGCAAGCTTACGGGTCTAGCAGGCATGTTGCAAATGCCTGGCTTCCAGAAGATTGCCCAACTCCTGGAAACTTTAGGCGACCTGAGCCCGACCGTCGTAGATCCAGAATTACTCGTCGCAGTTTACCCACAAGTTTTGCGGGAACTCCAGGCCGGCCAGGACGCGATCCTGAGCGGTCGCGCTGATGCCGCAGGTCCCAGTCCTGAGCTCCAAACCGCAGTGCTGCAACTTCAGCAGCAAGCTCTGAACGCTGACCTCAACGCAGAATTTAATTGGGACAGCTTCAGCACAGAAGCTGATCTAGCTGATCTGGACGAAGTTTCGCCTCTAGAACCGCTTTGGGACAGTGAACCTTTAGATACTGACCAATTCGCTGCCCTGCTAGATGCAGCCAGTGATAGCGAACTGAGTGAGCTAGGTGAGCTGAGTGAAACGGAGGTGGAGATTCAGAGCCTTGGGCAAGGCAGACAAACTAAACGGGTTGATGCAGATGAAATCCCGTTGCATCTGATTTTCCCAACTCTAACTGAGGTCGTCGAGACGCCTGTTTCTGAGGTGACGCTTGTAGATGCAAGTCTCTCTGGAACAACCCGAGAAGAGACAACGATCTCAGAAAGGATTTCAGAGACGACCATCGCTGAACCAAGTCTGAGCGAGGCAACTGTTGCAGAGCTAGAACCCGAACGCCTCAAAGACTCTCCACCTGCTTGCGAAGAGCCATCTGGGCCTGCGCCTGACTCTTTTATTCGAGTTGAGGCCAGTCGCCTGACCGAACTGCTCAACCTGGTTGGGGAACTGGTTATCAACCGTACCAACCTGGAAAGTCAGGTTGCTCAATTACGAACCACGGTGAAGCAGTTGCGCGGTGGCACAGCTGAATTACAACGAGCGGGGGCAGAGCTGCGGGAAGACTATGACCGGCTGACCGTGCCTCAACGGCAGCAACCTGCATCCCGTCCCTCACAAGCAGCTGCCGCCAATTCCAATGGCAAGCTCAGCGCTGGCTTTGATCCTCTAGAACTCGACCAGTATGGAGAGTTTCACATCCGCGCCCAGGGCGTCATTGAAACAACTCAAGATATTGACTTTGCCTCAGACCGCACCAATCAGATTGTGTTTGACGTTGAACGTGGACTCGATCAGCTGCGTCGAATCACCAATCGCCTGCGCTCGCGGGTTTTGCAATTACGGGTTCTGCCCTTTAGCCACATCGTAGATCCTCTGCCTCGGGCGATTCGAACCCTCTGTCGGACCTATGGCAAAGAAGTCAATCTGCTGTTGCTGGGCCGGGAGCTGGAATTGGATGAAAGCATCTTGGAGGAATTGCGGGATCCCTTGATTCATCTCGTGCGCAATGCTTTTGACCACGGGATTGAGCCCCCTTCAGAGCGTCGGCAGTTTGGTAAACCGGTTTCTGGAGAGATTGAAATTGCCGCCCGCCGTCAAGGGAGCCATACCCTGATTTCAGTGCGCGATGATGGCCGAGGCATCGATTTAGAGAAGGTGCGTGCCCATGCTGTAGAGCGCCGATTGGTGTCAGTGGGCAAGGCCCTGGATCTCAGCCCCGCCGATCTCTACAGCCTGCTATTCACCCCAGAGTTCAGTACCACTGACCAAGTCACTGCTCTCTCTGGCCGGGGCATGGGCTTAGACATTGTTCGGACAACCGTGCAGCGTCTGCGTGGTTCGATTGCCATTGATTCCACGCCAGGACAGGGCACCCTGTTTACCCTGAAGCTGCCGCTCGTGCTTTCGATTCTGCAAGCCCTGTTGGTGCAGGTGGGACAACAGACCCTGGCGGTGCCGATGGATGTGATCGAAGAGATGTTGCACATCGAACCTGAACGTATTCACACCGCAGGCCAACACCAGATGTTTCGCTGGCGGGGCGAGTTCCTAAGGCTCATTCGCCTGTCCGATCTGTTGTCCTACAGCCAGCCAACGGCTGAACTACCCAACACACTGGCAGACTCAACTCACCTTTCGTTGCTCATTGTCAATATCAGCAATGGCTACTTGGCCGTTTTGGTTGATCGCCTGCTGAGCCAAAAAGAAATCGTGATTAAGCCCCTGCCAGCTCCCCTATCCAAAACTAAGGGCATCGCAGGCAGCACCATTGTGGGCGATGGCAGCGTTGTCCTGATCGTCGATGTGAGCGATCTGGCAGCCGCTGCACCTGTGCTCAATCAGCTGAGCGAGCCGGTTTTGCCTTACAGTGCTCAGGCACAACGAGTTCGGCCGGCGCTCCCCTCTCAGGCTACAGCGGCCAAAGCCACGCAGTTCTTGCCAGTTCCTGAGCGGCCAGCGGTGACGGTAATGGTGGTAGACGATGCCTATGCCGTGCGTCGCCTAGTTGCTAACTGCCTGATGCGGCGGCAGTACCAGGTGTTGCAGGCAAAGGATGGGCAAGACGCCTTAGAGCAGCTTCAGGCTGGAGCCAAGTGCCACTTTATCCTCGCGGATATTGAAATGCCTCGAATGAATGGCTTTCAGTTATTGCAAGCACTCAGGGCCAATTCTGAACTCCAGTCAATCCCAGTTGCCATGTTGACCTCACGCACCGGCCAAAAGCATCGACAGATGGCTTTGGAACTGGGAGCCAACGCTCACTTCATCAAACCTTATAAAGAGTCAGAACTACTGGATACAATCGCCCGGCTCACGCAGCAGAGTAGGCTCTCCCCTTCTATTTAG
- a CDS encoding DUF3611 family protein: MPSELGTRPATPRTRGIATVFTMTGWTSFLLQLVLLVISALTLLFSLSGRNLNTESSNSGAGLGIILAVAGLLVLVFSIYWSFQYTRLGKRLKLSNPSMKPKRESVARTLRIGLLINLLGMLLTFLGIEITVVTLLGKSFAQFQPAAFYDPNQFIRAFDIFVVQTNASILAAHLGGTLASLWLFIWVHGQEPVRE; encoded by the coding sequence ATGCCCAGCGAATTAGGTACCCGTCCAGCAACCCCGAGGACTAGGGGAATTGCCACTGTTTTTACCATGACGGGCTGGACCAGCTTTTTGCTTCAGCTTGTACTCTTGGTTATCTCTGCTCTGACTTTGTTGTTCTCTCTATCTGGGCGTAATCTTAATACCGAAAGTAGTAACTCCGGTGCTGGCTTGGGTATCATCCTGGCAGTAGCTGGTCTTTTGGTCTTGGTCTTTAGTATTTACTGGTCTTTTCAGTACACACGCCTGGGAAAACGGCTGAAGCTCTCCAATCCCAGCATGAAGCCCAAGCGCGAGAGTGTTGCTCGCACTTTGAGAATTGGCTTGCTCATTAACCTGCTGGGTATGTTGCTGACCTTCCTTGGGATTGAGATTACAGTTGTGACCCTGCTAGGAAAATCATTTGCTCAATTCCAACCGGCAGCCTTCTACGATCCTAACCAGTTCATCCGAGCGTTTGATATTTTTGTCGTCCAAACGAATGCCAGCATTTTGGCTGCCCACTTGGGTGGCACCTTAGCATCGCTGTGGTTGTTCATCTGGGTACATGGACAGGAACCCGTACGGGAATAG
- a CDS encoding orange carotenoid protein N-terminal domain-containing protein, whose product MIPAEGKISASPFTLPDLNKNCLYLQLGSMSLLKQVEIILRSANLLGILNIDGFELFMASEKIDSSARAVEAFQQLDVDTQLALLWFIYTQVRGPVHPSSPSVASPEVADGLIEQIRQMPEAQQLEAQREIVGRVDTPISREYGALSANTKLTFWHHLAQEIDQGKLIAFPDNYKLKPEAQNLMAAIQSLDYGLQIQALRDAVVSMGSDPQAVSKLIDPQPSQPL is encoded by the coding sequence ATGATTCCTGCTGAAGGGAAAATTTCTGCATCACCCTTCACCCTGCCTGACCTGAATAAAAACTGCCTCTATCTACAGTTAGGTTCAATGAGCCTTCTAAAGCAGGTTGAAATCATATTGAGATCTGCTAACCTTTTGGGAATACTAAACATAGACGGTTTTGAGCTTTTTATGGCATCTGAAAAGATTGATAGCTCAGCCCGAGCTGTAGAGGCATTTCAACAGTTGGATGTTGATACTCAGCTTGCTCTATTGTGGTTTATTTATACTCAAGTCAGAGGTCCTGTTCACCCGTCTTCTCCCAGCGTAGCCTCACCCGAAGTTGCCGATGGGCTGATTGAGCAAATCCGCCAAATGCCAGAAGCTCAGCAATTGGAAGCACAGCGTGAGATCGTCGGCCGTGTTGATACACCAATTAGTCGGGAATATGGTGCGTTAAGTGCAAATACCAAGTTAACCTTTTGGCACCATCTTGCTCAAGAAATTGATCAGGGAAAACTTATTGCCTTCCCTGATAACTATAAGCTTAAACCGGAAGCTCAAAACTTGATGGCTGCAATCCAGAGTTTAGACTACGGTTTGCAAATCCAAGCTTTGCGGGATGCTGTAGTGTCGATGGGAAGTGACCCTCAGGCTGTATCTAAACTCATAGATCCGCAGCCCTCTCAGCCTTTATGA
- a CDS encoding TauD/TfdA family dioxygenase, with protein sequence MSLSIRKLSPALGAEIFDIDLSQPLSDITASAIEKAWYEHSILLFRNQHLSDAELVAFSKHFGELDAPPIGTSNRYWVEGFPEVLVVSNVIENGVPIGNLGAKEVTWHSDMSYEEVPPIGSILYALEVPPVGGSTEFVNMYAALEHLPSELRRKVEHLSIKHDGSVNAAGDLRLGKQPVTDVVTCPGPIHPIVRTHPKTGRQALYIGRRPNAYVCGLPVPESEEIVNELWSRAIHPDWTWRLDWQVGDIVFWDNRCTMHRRDPFDPNSRRVMHRTQLKEKLPQPPIELTPDRVLESQAV encoded by the coding sequence GTGAGCCTATCCATTCGCAAGCTATCACCAGCGCTTGGAGCTGAGATTTTTGACATCGATCTCTCTCAACCGCTTAGCGATATTACCGCTAGTGCAATTGAGAAGGCTTGGTACGAGCACTCGATCTTGCTCTTTCGTAATCAACACTTATCGGATGCTGAGCTGGTAGCCTTCAGCAAGCACTTCGGCGAACTTGATGCCCCACCCATAGGCACTAGCAACCGCTATTGGGTTGAAGGTTTTCCCGAAGTTCTGGTCGTTTCCAACGTAATTGAGAATGGTGTACCGATTGGCAACTTAGGTGCCAAAGAGGTTACCTGGCACTCTGATATGTCCTATGAAGAGGTTCCACCGATTGGCAGCATCCTCTATGCCCTTGAAGTGCCACCGGTAGGAGGCAGCACAGAATTCGTCAATATGTATGCTGCTTTGGAACACCTCCCTAGTGAACTGAGACGCAAGGTAGAGCACCTGAGCATCAAACATGACGGCAGCGTCAACGCTGCAGGGGATCTACGCTTGGGCAAGCAGCCGGTCACAGATGTTGTCACTTGCCCAGGGCCGATCCATCCGATCGTCCGCACTCACCCCAAGACCGGACGTCAGGCCCTTTATATTGGCCGTCGTCCCAATGCTTATGTTTGCGGTTTGCCTGTGCCAGAAAGTGAGGAAATCGTCAACGAACTTTGGAGCCGTGCTATCCACCCTGACTGGACCTGGCGGCTCGACTGGCAAGTTGGCGACATAGTCTTCTGGGACAACCGTTGCACAATGCACCGCCGCGATCCATTTGATCCCAATAGCCGCAGGGTTATGCACCGCACCCAGCTTAAGGAGAAGCTGCCTCAGCCCCCAATCGAACTAACACCAGACCGAGTTCTTGAGAGCCAAGCTGTCTAA
- a CDS encoding sulfite exporter TauE/SafE family protein, with the protein MRQSSAGSGLRTHLLNIALVMLFLMLSLLLSLPSMPLEAWLFLSIGGLLSGFLAGLLGIGGALLLIPILVATGAQPVQATATSSLAILISAVSGTWQNWRMGKLQFHKVFYLSLAAVVTAQIGVYFASRFPSYVLLFCFGLLMLFNIYSIGLKRKLVKQGDPIPANSSKFGLVSARLATGSVAGLLAGFLGVGGGAALVPMQMLLLGETIKASIQTSLGVTVLAAISACIGHSLNGNLLWIEGITLGTGGLLGAQVGTRYLIQLPDSAVVFIFRSLLSFVAVYIFWQAWSAYWLGV; encoded by the coding sequence TTGAGGCAATCATCAGCTGGCAGCGGGTTGAGAACACACCTGCTCAACATTGCGCTGGTGATGCTTTTCTTGATGCTCTCCCTGCTGCTGAGTCTGCCCTCCATGCCCTTGGAAGCTTGGTTATTTCTTTCAATTGGCGGCTTGCTGTCGGGCTTCCTTGCAGGCCTTTTAGGGATTGGCGGTGCCCTACTGTTGATCCCTATTTTGGTTGCTACAGGGGCTCAACCTGTTCAAGCAACAGCTACTAGTAGCCTAGCAATCCTCATCTCAGCTGTATCTGGAACTTGGCAGAATTGGCGGATGGGGAAGCTACAATTCCATAAGGTTTTTTACCTTAGCTTAGCCGCTGTTGTCACGGCACAAATTGGAGTCTATTTTGCCAGTAGGTTTCCATCCTATGTGTTGCTATTTTGCTTCGGGCTCCTCATGCTCTTCAACATCTACTCGATTGGCTTGAAAAGAAAGCTGGTCAAGCAGGGAGATCCAATTCCTGCCAATTCCTCAAAGTTTGGCTTGGTGTCGGCAAGATTGGCAACAGGATCTGTTGCGGGCTTACTAGCCGGTTTTCTCGGTGTAGGCGGTGGAGCTGCGTTAGTGCCGATGCAAATGTTGTTGCTTGGAGAGACGATCAAAGCTTCTATCCAAACTAGCCTTGGTGTCACGGTTCTTGCAGCTATTTCTGCCTGTATCGGGCATAGTTTGAATGGTAATCTACTCTGGATCGAGGGCATCACTCTGGGTACGGGTGGGTTGTTGGGAGCTCAGGTCGGCACCCGTTACCTTATTCAATTACCAGATTCGGCTGTCGTTTTTATCTTTCGCTCTCTGCTCTCATTTGTCGCAGTCTATATTTTCTGGCAGGCTTGGTCAGCCTACTGGCTAGGAGTCTAG
- a CDS encoding CAP domain-containing protein, with amino-acid sequence MPAHRSAISVKPASFPEQQWRNCFALVSLTSLLSGCTPTIQWLPPSLPPSLTQQPTIVTLAQSPAIAEIETSVQQRINTVRQAKGLGPLQSNEKLMQVARNYSKQMARQSFFSHTSPAGDTVIQRVRGVGIAYWVVGENLAKNTNAPDPATVAVQGWLDSPGHRENILHPAFTQSGVGVWRTGNTYYFTQVFLRPLF; translated from the coding sequence ATGCCTGCTCATCGTTCAGCAATATCGGTCAAACCAGCAAGTTTTCCTGAGCAACAATGGCGAAACTGCTTTGCACTGGTTTCGCTCACTTCACTCTTGTCTGGTTGCACACCCACAATTCAGTGGCTGCCACCTTCATTGCCACCGAGCCTCACACAGCAGCCAACTATCGTTACCCTTGCTCAGTCTCCGGCTATTGCTGAGATAGAAACCAGTGTTCAGCAACGTATTAATACAGTCCGGCAGGCCAAGGGCTTAGGGCCTTTGCAGAGTAATGAAAAATTGATGCAAGTGGCCCGGAATTACAGTAAGCAAATGGCTAGGCAAAGTTTTTTTAGCCACACTAGTCCAGCGGGTGACACAGTCATTCAACGCGTCCGCGGGGTTGGAATTGCCTATTGGGTTGTGGGCGAGAATTTGGCTAAGAATACCAACGCTCCAGACCCTGCTACTGTCGCTGTTCAGGGTTGGCTAGATAGCCCAGGCCATCGCGAGAACATCCTACATCCAGCTTTCACACAGAGCGGGGTTGGTGTCTGGCGTACGGGCAATACCTATTACTTTACCCAAGTTTTTCTGCGTCCTTTATTTTAG
- a CDS encoding sulfite exporter TauE/SafE family protein — protein MQWLLLPVGGVLSGVLAGLFGIGGAILMIPLLITMGAEPVQATATSSLAIVIVALSGTWQNWKMGLLKLRKVLYLGSSALVTAQLGVYLANRFPPHILLICYGILLSSSFYLIGLKKRLVRQGDPVLSKDKSNSGRARVLAAIVTTGGTAGLLAGLLGVSGGVVLVPMQILLLGEPIKVAIQTSLGVTAIAASSACIGHALGGNVLWADGLILGVGGMLGAHFGIRWLPRLSDAVVTFSFRTLLALMSTYIFWRAWLAYATATV, from the coding sequence ATGCAGTGGTTGCTTCTACCAGTCGGTGGGGTCCTGTCAGGTGTGTTAGCTGGGCTTTTCGGTATTGGCGGGGCGATTTTGATGATCCCTCTCTTAATTACTATGGGGGCTGAGCCAGTACAGGCTACAGCGACCAGTAGTTTAGCGATTGTTATCGTCGCCCTATCTGGAACCTGGCAAAACTGGAAGATGGGGCTACTGAAATTGCGAAAAGTGCTCTACCTCGGTTCGTCGGCGCTTGTGACCGCTCAGCTTGGCGTCTATCTTGCCAACCGATTTCCGCCTCATATACTACTGATTTGCTATGGAATCCTTCTATCCAGCAGCTTCTATCTGATTGGTTTGAAAAAGCGTTTGGTCCGTCAAGGTGATCCGGTTCTTAGCAAGGACAAAAGCAATAGCGGAAGGGCCAGGGTCCTCGCTGCAATTGTTACAACAGGGGGAACCGCAGGTCTCCTAGCCGGTCTTTTGGGTGTTAGTGGGGGCGTGGTTCTGGTGCCAATGCAGATTTTGCTGCTTGGCGAGCCGATCAAAGTTGCGATTCAAACTAGCCTTGGTGTCACGGCTATTGCTGCCTCGTCTGCCTGTATTGGTCATGCCTTGGGCGGCAATGTGCTCTGGGCAGACGGCCTAATTCTGGGCGTAGGTGGAATGCTTGGTGCTCACTTTGGTATCCGTTGGCTACCCCGCTTATCGGATGCTGTGGTCACCTTTTCCTTTCGCACCCTGTTGGCCTTGATGTCGACTTACATCTTCTGGCGTGCCTGGTTAGCCTACGCAACAGCAACGGTTTGA
- a CDS encoding orange carotenoid protein N-terminal domain-containing protein: MTFAGDDTVKQQAQAFQNLEVDEQLALFWFIYTEMGKSITPAAPGASTVSTSVAESLFEQVKGMSHEEQLQVQRDLINRADTLIGREYGSMSATTKLLFWYLLSQGMDNGTIIPMPADYKLSSQAEDLLNHIKALDFAQQITTFRDYVEPMGAEPKAGAEI; encoded by the coding sequence ATGACATTTGCGGGCGACGACACTGTTAAACAACAAGCTCAAGCCTTCCAGAATTTAGAGGTCGATGAGCAACTAGCTTTGTTTTGGTTTATCTACACCGAGATGGGTAAATCAATTACGCCAGCTGCTCCTGGTGCAAGCACTGTCTCTACTTCAGTAGCTGAATCTCTATTTGAGCAAGTCAAAGGCATGTCCCACGAGGAACAGCTGCAAGTACAACGGGATCTGATCAACCGAGCTGATACGCTAATCGGTCGTGAATATGGTTCCATGAGCGCCACTACCAAGCTGCTGTTTTGGTACTTGCTATCTCAAGGAATGGATAATGGTACGATCATCCCAATGCCTGCTGACTACAAGCTTTCTTCTCAAGCCGAGGATTTGCTGAACCATATCAAGGCGCTAGATTTCGCACAGCAGATCACAACCTTCAGAGACTACGTTGAACCAATGGGAGCTGAGCCCAAGGCTGGAGCTGAAATCTAG
- a CDS encoding chemotaxis protein CheW — protein sequence MSKLPADRTLDPIGSQSDLSTLRSQRRRAGLKLVCFRVEGEHYAVSIERVKRITDLSGAYGLLSTGNSLMDSNGENITLINLHALVHGSAQPRLQASQNSAHNAAPQPYVIVCYTANRQLMGIAVEQMPAIHAVPEAALQPLPDLYRQSLSSDCVKALVRLPSALAGQPDLLYLNLDRLG from the coding sequence ATGAGCAAACTTCCAGCTGACCGGACTCTAGACCCTATCGGAAGCCAATCGGATCTCTCGACTCTGCGCTCACAACGGCGACGAGCGGGTCTCAAGCTAGTCTGCTTCCGAGTCGAGGGCGAACATTACGCAGTTTCGATTGAGCGAGTTAAGCGAATCACAGACCTTTCTGGCGCCTACGGTCTGCTCAGCACCGGCAACAGCCTGATGGATAGCAACGGTGAAAATATTACGCTGATCAATTTGCATGCTCTAGTCCATGGCTCTGCCCAGCCGAGGTTACAAGCGTCGCAGAACTCAGCTCACAACGCTGCGCCCCAGCCCTATGTCATTGTTTGCTATACCGCTAACCGCCAGCTCATGGGAATTGCAGTTGAGCAGATGCCTGCCATCCATGCCGTTCCGGAAGCAGCTCTCCAACCGTTGCCCGATCTCTACCGACAATCGCTGAGTTCAGATTGTGTCAAAGCCTTAGTCCGGCTGCCTTCTGCACTCGCAGGGCAACCGGATCTGCTCTACCTGAATCTAGATCGGCTTGGTTAG